From Jeotgalibaca dankookensis, one genomic window encodes:
- a CDS encoding class I SAM-dependent methyltransferase produces the protein MLEKAIDFSHSLLKKTVVPGDIVIDATVGKGNDSLLLASLVGPSGKVIGFDIQEQAIKQTKEKFLLTGLSERLELHQTSHEHAHTFIPENKAIGGVIYNLGYLPGGDKSITTTYQSTLTSIKHLLPLLRVGSLMVLVVYSGHPNGLKEKEMLLNYVSGLNQTDYTVLSYQFINQQNHPPFVIAIEKRKKKHPI, from the coding sequence GTGCTAGAAAAAGCCATCGATTTTAGTCATTCTTTACTAAAAAAAACAGTTGTACCAGGAGATATAGTGATTGATGCTACCGTCGGAAAAGGCAACGACTCGCTACTATTAGCAAGTTTAGTTGGTCCTTCAGGTAAAGTAATCGGATTTGATATCCAAGAACAAGCGATAAAGCAAACAAAAGAAAAATTTCTACTAACAGGTTTAAGTGAGCGTTTAGAATTGCATCAAACGAGCCATGAACATGCACATACCTTTATTCCAGAAAACAAAGCCATTGGAGGTGTTATCTATAATCTTGGTTATCTACCGGGTGGAGACAAATCGATTACAACGACCTACCAGTCGACTTTAACCAGTATAAAGCATTTGTTGCCTTTATTACGCGTTGGTAGTCTAATGGTACTGGTTGTATATAGTGGGCATCCAAATGGCCTAAAAGAGAAAGAGATGCTCTTAAACTACGTTAGTGGCCTAAATCAAACGGACTATACCGTTCTTTCATACCAATTTATTAATCAACAGAACCACCCACCCTTCGTTATTGCAATTGAAAAACGTAAAAAGAAGCACCCTATTTAA
- the metK gene encoding methionine adenosyltransferase: MVEKRLFTSESVTEGHPDKIADQISDAILDKLLSMDPQARVACETVVTTGLVFVFGEVTTTAYANIQQVVRDTVTEIGYTRGKYGFDAENLAVMVALDEQSDDIAVGVNHSLETRDDETVLQTDEKTIGAGDQGLMFGFAINETEELMPLPISLSHKLTRRLAEVRKNGTMDYLRPDGKAQVTVEYDENDKPFRVDTVVLSTQHDELVTYETLKYDAMEKIIQAVIPANLLDSETKYYINPTGRFVTGGPKGDSGLTGRKIIVDTYGGYARHGGGAFSGKDATKVDRSASYAARYIAKNIVAAGIATKCEIQLAYAIGVAEPVSISVDTFETSEISEERLIAAIRKLFSLTPAGIIKMLDLRRPIYQKTAAYGHFGRNDEEFTWEVTDKIDVLKQELGLA, from the coding sequence ATGGTAGAAAAAAGATTATTTACATCAGAGTCAGTAACAGAAGGACATCCAGATAAAATCGCTGATCAAATTAGTGATGCAATTTTAGATAAGTTATTATCTATGGATCCACAAGCACGCGTTGCGTGTGAAACAGTTGTGACAACTGGACTTGTTTTTGTATTTGGTGAAGTGACCACAACCGCTTATGCGAATATCCAGCAAGTTGTCCGTGATACTGTAACCGAAATTGGTTATACACGCGGTAAGTATGGCTTTGACGCTGAAAATCTAGCGGTAATGGTCGCACTAGATGAACAGTCTGACGACATTGCTGTAGGTGTCAATCATTCATTAGAAACAAGAGATGACGAAACTGTTTTACAAACAGATGAAAAAACAATTGGTGCAGGTGACCAAGGACTTATGTTCGGTTTTGCTATTAATGAAACCGAAGAACTTATGCCACTCCCAATCAGTTTGAGTCACAAATTGACAAGACGTTTAGCTGAAGTTAGAAAAAATGGCACGATGGACTACTTACGCCCAGACGGCAAAGCACAGGTAACAGTTGAATATGACGAAAATGATAAGCCATTTCGTGTCGACACCGTCGTTTTGAGTACACAACATGACGAGTTAGTCACTTACGAAACACTCAAATACGATGCTATGGAAAAAATTATCCAAGCAGTCATTCCAGCAAATCTATTGGACAGTGAAACCAAATACTATATTAATCCAACTGGTCGTTTTGTAACTGGAGGTCCAAAAGGAGATTCTGGTTTAACTGGTCGTAAAATAATTGTGGATACCTATGGAGGCTATGCACGCCATGGCGGTGGGGCTTTTTCAGGTAAGGATGCCACAAAGGTGGATCGTTCTGCAAGTTATGCAGCACGTTATATTGCTAAAAATATTGTAGCAGCAGGTATTGCAACTAAGTGTGAAATCCAGCTAGCTTATGCTATTGGTGTTGCTGAACCAGTTTCTATTTCTGTCGATACCTTTGAAACAAGTGAAATCTCAGAAGAAAGATTGATTGCTGCAATTCGCAAGCTATTCTCTTTAACACCAGCGGGCATTATTAAAATGTTGGATTTACGTCGCCCCATCTACCAAAAGACAGCAGCTTATGGTCATTTTGGTCGTAATGATGAAGAGTTTACATGGGAAGTAACAGACAAAATTGACGTTCTGAAACAAGAACTTGGATTAGCATAG